The proteins below come from a single Mycobacterium parmense genomic window:
- a CDS encoding Hsp20/alpha crystallin family protein, whose product MTTLPARRRTRSLFPEFSDLFAGFPALTGLRPAFDTRVMRLEDEMRDGRYIVRAEMPGVDPAKDLDITVRDGQLTIKAERSEKKDFDGRSEFSYGSFVRTVSLPPGVDEENIEAAYDQGILTVSMAVTEPKATERHVQVKPSNGK is encoded by the coding sequence ATGACCACTCTTCCCGCCCGGCGCCGGACGAGGTCGCTCTTTCCCGAGTTCTCGGACCTTTTCGCCGGATTTCCCGCCCTCACCGGACTGCGTCCCGCCTTCGACACCCGCGTCATGCGGCTCGAGGACGAGATGAGGGACGGCCGCTACATCGTGCGCGCCGAGATGCCGGGCGTCGATCCGGCAAAGGATCTCGACATCACCGTGCGCGACGGCCAACTCACCATCAAGGCCGAGCGCAGCGAGAAGAAGGACTTCGACGGGCGATCGGAATTCTCCTACGGCTCGTTCGTGCGGACCGTCTCGCTGCCGCCCGGTGTCGACGAGGAGAACATCGAGGCCGCTTACGACCAAGGCATTCTCACCGTCTCGATGGCGGTCACCGAGCCGAAGGCGACCGAGCGGCACGTGCAGGTGAAGCCCTCGAACGGAAAGTGA
- a CDS encoding DUF1918 domain-containing protein, which yields MKACVGDWLVIKSGAVGHRESRGLITAIRTPDGAPPYRVRWLTTGEETTVFPGPDAIVVTAAEQQAADERARSRFAAVQDAIRHKGAQGSKG from the coding sequence ATGAAGGCCTGCGTCGGCGACTGGCTCGTCATCAAGAGCGGCGCGGTGGGGCACCGGGAGTCGCGCGGGTTGATCACCGCGATCCGCACCCCCGACGGCGCTCCGCCGTATCGGGTCCGGTGGCTCACTACGGGCGAGGAGACCACCGTGTTCCCGGGCCCCGACGCCATCGTCGTCACGGCCGCCGAGCAGCAGGCCGCCGACGAGCGGGCCCGCTCACGGTTCGCCGCGGTGCAGGACGCGATCCGGCACAAGGGCGCCCAGGGATCGAAAGGGTGA
- a CDS encoding Acg family FMN-binding oxidoreductase — MTRTTVDTKVISRAVELACRAPSLHNSQPWRWVAGETGVDLYVDPGRIVASTDSSGRQAVISCGAVLDHFRVALSAGGWESNVDAFPNPNNLDHLASIDSTPMDYVAEARRDRAAAILRRRTDRRPFGPPEVWGSLEPVLRGAVDRDVIALDVLADDARPRLVEASALNEALRRYDDPYHQELRWWTGGFTWPEGSHDVEVNRRFPAGEHAETAAPEVEDHAKILVLSTFGDTRADALDCGQALSAILLEATIAGLATCPVTHVTELAASRDIVSELITDRGATPQVVVRVGMAPPGAGQPEPTPRRPLSDVFEVRS; from the coding sequence ATGACGCGGACGACGGTCGACACCAAGGTGATCAGCAGGGCGGTGGAGCTGGCCTGCCGCGCACCCTCGCTGCACAACAGCCAGCCGTGGCGATGGGTTGCCGGCGAAACGGGTGTCGACCTGTACGTCGACCCGGGCCGGATCGTGGCCTCGACCGACTCCTCGGGCCGCCAGGCGGTCATCAGCTGCGGTGCGGTTCTCGACCACTTCCGGGTCGCGCTGAGTGCCGGCGGCTGGGAGAGCAATGTCGATGCGTTTCCCAACCCCAACAACCTCGACCACCTTGCCTCGATCGACTCGACTCCCATGGACTACGTCGCCGAGGCGAGGCGCGACCGTGCCGCGGCGATTCTGCGTCGCCGGACCGACCGGCGACCGTTTGGCCCACCCGAGGTTTGGGGATCGCTCGAGCCGGTGCTGCGGGGCGCGGTCGACCGCGACGTGATCGCTCTCGACGTGCTGGCCGACGACGCGCGCCCGCGGCTGGTTGAGGCATCCGCGCTCAACGAGGCCCTGCGCCGCTACGACGACCCTTACCACCAGGAATTGCGTTGGTGGACCGGGGGTTTCACATGGCCCGAGGGGTCGCACGACGTCGAGGTGAACCGGCGATTCCCGGCCGGCGAACACGCCGAGACGGCTGCGCCGGAGGTCGAGGACCACGCGAAGATCCTCGTGCTGTCGACGTTCGGGGACACCCGCGCCGACGCCTTGGATTGTGGACAGGCGCTCTCGGCGATCCTGTTGGAAGCCACGATCGCGGGCCTGGCGACGTGCCCCGTGACCCATGTGACCGAGCTGGCGGCCAGCCGCGACATCGTCTCCGAGCTCATCACCGACCGAGGGGCGACGCCTCAGGTTGTGGTGCGTGTCGGTATGGCGCCCCCGGGTGCGGGGCAGCCGGAACCGACGCCGCGGCGACCCCTGAGCGACGTCTTCGAGGTGCGGTCATGA
- a CDS encoding Acg family FMN-binding oxidoreductase, with protein MIRQAVLLAGRAPSVHNSQPWRWVTEDGKLRLFVDRRRAVPGADPSGRETILSCGVVLDHVRVAMLAAGWQARIRRFPDPLDPDNLATIEFAPAAMVSRNDRDRAGAILQRRTDRLPLGRPTYWHLLEPGLRGACDQNLVMLDVLPDEARPRLAKVSRLTEVLRRDDATYRAELDWWTSPFALAEGVPPSALLSERESRRVDIGRAFPARGHGDRRPEVAADWSKILVLSTPDDTRVDVLRCGEALSAVLLECTTASVATCTLTHLIEIEESRDIVRGLLDKRGRPQVLIRAGIAPPAEHLAAPTPRRPLDDVLKVHL; from the coding sequence GTGATCCGCCAAGCGGTGTTGCTGGCGGGCCGGGCGCCGTCGGTGCACAACAGCCAGCCCTGGCGGTGGGTGACCGAAGACGGGAAGCTGCGCCTGTTCGTCGATCGGCGTCGGGCCGTGCCCGGCGCCGATCCGTCGGGCCGCGAGACGATCCTCAGCTGTGGCGTCGTGCTCGATCATGTCCGGGTCGCCATGCTCGCCGCGGGCTGGCAGGCGCGCATCAGGCGTTTCCCCGACCCCCTGGACCCCGACAACCTGGCAACGATCGAATTCGCCCCCGCCGCAATGGTTTCCCGGAATGACCGGGACCGCGCGGGGGCCATCCTGCAACGCCGGACCGACCGGCTGCCGCTGGGGCGGCCCACCTACTGGCACCTGCTGGAGCCCGGTCTGCGCGGCGCCTGTGACCAGAACCTGGTGATGCTCGACGTGCTGCCCGACGAGGCACGGCCCAGGCTGGCCAAGGTGTCCCGGCTCACCGAGGTGCTGCGCCGCGACGACGCGACCTATCGCGCCGAACTCGACTGGTGGACATCGCCGTTCGCGCTCGCCGAGGGCGTACCGCCCAGCGCGCTGTTGTCCGAGCGGGAGAGCCGCCGGGTCGACATCGGGCGCGCCTTCCCGGCGCGCGGCCACGGTGACCGGCGCCCCGAGGTGGCAGCGGACTGGTCGAAAATCCTTGTGCTGTCCACTCCGGACGACACCAGGGTGGACGTCCTGCGGTGCGGCGAGGCGCTGTCGGCCGTGCTACTCGAGTGCACCACCGCTTCGGTCGCCACCTGCACGCTGACGCACCTGATCGAGATCGAGGAGAGCCGCGACATCGTGCGCGGCCTGCTCGACAAGCGGGGCCGCCCGCAGGTGCTGATCCGCGCCGGGATCGCCCCGCCGGCGGAGCATCTTGCGGCTCCGACGCCGCGGCGTCCGCTGGACGACGTGTTGAAAGTCCACCTGTGA
- a CDS encoding pyridoxamine 5'-phosphate oxidase family protein, which yields MSMIEDGVNILPAHECWELLAGVALGRLVTSVDGQPEIFPVNYVVQRRTILFRTAEGTKLVSTAINRHVLFEADDHNVAEGWSVIVKGTARSLRTDEEIEDAEHAQVLPWTASEKSHYVRIVPETITGRRFRFGFPVDKSMRA from the coding sequence ATGTCGATGATCGAGGACGGGGTGAACATCCTGCCCGCACACGAATGCTGGGAGCTGTTGGCGGGTGTGGCGCTGGGGCGACTGGTCACCAGTGTCGACGGCCAGCCTGAGATCTTCCCGGTCAACTACGTGGTTCAGCGCCGCACCATCCTCTTCCGCACCGCGGAGGGGACCAAGTTGGTCAGCACCGCGATCAACCGGCACGTGCTGTTCGAGGCCGACGATCACAACGTCGCCGAGGGGTGGAGCGTGATCGTCAAGGGCACCGCGCGCTCGCTGCGCACCGACGAGGAGATCGAGGATGCCGAACACGCCCAGGTGCTGCCGTGGACGGCGTCGGAGAAATCGCACTACGTGCGGATCGTCCCGGAGACGATCACGGGGCGGCGCTTCCGTTTCGGCTTCCCGGTGGACAAGTCGATGCGTGCCTGA
- a CDS encoding bifunctional lysylphosphatidylglycerol flippase/synthetase MprF — protein MSEQPRTLLRAHVRAARYASALMLLCVLAWLTVLAAREHLGYERVAPGRFGWSVALLGAVALIARGIFLGRPVTAGHALVAAAVAGAGLGAHFLAFASLGNLLLAGSGLALTWPTRAKPQPELLDRVWTLVNATHADPLAPFAMQSSKSYHFNSGETAAIAYRTRLGFAVVSGDPIGDASQFEALVDDFVRMCRSRGWQIIVLAAGERHVRLWRTEKVGQPMLAIPIGRDVVVDVRRFTLSGRRFRNLRQAVQRTRNYGVTTEIVDERRLSGPLRDELTEVLYAAHRAARTERGFCMNLDGALQGRYPGIRLAVARDRAGRVVAFHRYLTAGGGTEVSLDVPFRRPDAPNGVDERLSADMISDARTRGALRLSLAFAGFPEIFEANDPGLPQRVAYRLIHLLDPLIRLESLYRYLRKFHALAERRYVVLCGHHIPAALVVLLSLEFVPRPRGQARIDLSTGKPKRKRRPVIVSGTIRT, from the coding sequence GTGTCTGAGCAGCCGCGCACCCTGCTCAGGGCCCACGTGCGGGCGGCGCGTTACGCCAGCGCGCTGATGCTGCTCTGCGTCCTGGCCTGGCTCACGGTGCTGGCCGCGCGCGAGCACCTCGGCTACGAGCGGGTGGCCCCGGGCCGGTTCGGTTGGTCGGTCGCGCTTTTGGGTGCGGTGGCCCTGATCGCGCGCGGCATCTTTCTCGGACGGCCCGTGACCGCCGGCCACGCGCTTGTCGCGGCCGCCGTGGCGGGTGCGGGTCTGGGCGCGCACTTCCTGGCGTTCGCGTCGCTGGGCAATCTCCTGCTCGCCGGCAGCGGGCTCGCGCTCACGTGGCCCACCAGGGCGAAACCCCAACCGGAACTGCTGGATCGGGTGTGGACGCTGGTCAACGCCACTCACGCGGACCCGTTGGCGCCCTTCGCCATGCAATCGAGCAAGAGTTATCACTTCAACTCCGGCGAGACCGCGGCGATCGCTTACCGCACCCGCTTGGGTTTCGCCGTGGTAAGCGGCGACCCGATCGGTGACGCTTCCCAATTCGAGGCCTTGGTCGACGATTTCGTGCGCATGTGCCGCAGCCGCGGCTGGCAGATCATCGTCCTGGCCGCCGGCGAGCGGCATGTGCGGCTGTGGCGAACCGAGAAGGTCGGGCAGCCGATGCTGGCCATCCCGATCGGCCGCGACGTCGTGGTGGATGTGCGCCGTTTCACCCTGAGCGGGAGGCGATTTCGCAACCTGCGCCAAGCGGTGCAGCGCACCCGCAATTACGGGGTCACCACCGAGATCGTCGACGAGCGACGGCTCAGCGGACCGCTGAGAGACGAGCTCACCGAGGTGTTGTATGCCGCGCACCGAGCCGCGCGCACCGAACGCGGCTTCTGCATGAACCTCGACGGGGCCCTACAGGGCCGCTACCCCGGAATACGGCTGGCCGTCGCCCGTGACCGGGCCGGACGGGTGGTCGCGTTTCACCGGTATCTGACCGCCGGCGGGGGCACCGAAGTCAGCCTCGACGTGCCGTTCCGGCGTCCGGACGCACCCAACGGCGTTGACGAGCGGCTCAGCGCCGACATGATCTCGGACGCCAGAACCCGAGGTGCGCTGAGGCTCTCGCTGGCGTTCGCCGGTTTCCCGGAGATCTTCGAGGCGAACGACCCCGGCTTGCCGCAGCGGGTCGCCTACCGGTTGATCCACCTGCTGGACCCGCTGATCCGGCTCGAGTCGCTGTATCGGTACCTGCGCAAGTTCCACGCGTTGGCCGAGCGGCGTTACGTGGTGTTGTGCGGCCACCACATTCCGGCGGCGCTGGTGGTGTTGCTGTCGCTGGAGTTCGTGCCGCGCCCCCGCGGTCAGGCACGCATCGACTTGTCCACCGGGAAGCCGAAACGGAAGCGCCGCCCCGTGATCGTCTCCGGGACGATCCGCACGTAG
- a CDS encoding hydrogenase maturation protease has protein sequence MTGVVVIGLGNVYRRDDGVGFAAAVALDELELPNVGVMAGVSDPAVLVDVWADAVLAVVIDAAVATPSEPGRVRRCTLDDLAAGPDGLSSHGVDLRSAHALGRALGRVPDALVIFTVDVTDTAHGVGLSPQVARAVPEVVRLAAREIELARV, from the coding sequence ATGACCGGCGTCGTCGTGATAGGCCTGGGCAACGTCTACCGCCGGGACGACGGCGTAGGCTTCGCCGCCGCGGTTGCACTTGATGAGCTCGAGCTGCCGAACGTTGGTGTGATGGCGGGGGTTTCCGACCCGGCGGTCCTGGTGGACGTGTGGGCGGACGCTGTCCTGGCCGTGGTGATCGATGCCGCGGTCGCGACGCCCTCGGAGCCGGGCCGCGTCCGTCGCTGCACTCTGGACGACCTGGCCGCCGGCCCCGATGGGCTGAGTTCGCACGGCGTCGACCTGCGCAGCGCCCACGCCCTGGGCCGCGCGCTCGGGCGGGTCCCCGACGCGCTGGTGATCTTCACCGTCGACGTGACCGACACGGCTCACGGCGTCGGCTTGAGCCCGCAGGTCGCACGCGCGGTGCCGGAGGTCGTTCGCCTGGCGGCACGCGAGATCGAGCTGGCTCGTGTCTGA
- a CDS encoding Ni/Fe hydrogenase subunit alpha: protein MTPATRTLSVGTLTRVEGEGALHVTLSNGVLQSVELNIYEPPRFFEAFLRGRAHTEPPDLTARVCGICPVAYQVSACNAIEDACGVRVDPELVALRRLLYCGEWIHSHVLHIYLLHAPDFLGYPDAIALARDERDIVERGLRLKKAGNQLMEFVGGRAIHPVNVRLGGFYSVPRRSQFAPLAEQLRRALDDALATVEWVSGFDFPELELDHELLALRQAGRYPIENGAIARSAGPAFPVAEFTEHVRESQVPHSTALHATLDGGCHLTGPLARYNLNSSALSPIAAQAAASAGLGAECRNPFRSIVVRAVEVVYAVEEALRIIEEYQRPARPFVDVEARAGVGHGVSEAPRGLLYHRYRIDDDGLVSAATLIPPTSQNQAAIEADLARLVAANLALEDAALTTMCERLIRSYDPCISCSTHFLTLTVRRG from the coding sequence GTGACCCCGGCGACGCGCACGCTCAGCGTCGGCACGCTGACCCGCGTCGAAGGGGAGGGGGCGCTGCACGTCACCCTGTCCAACGGCGTGCTGCAGAGCGTCGAGCTCAACATCTACGAGCCGCCGAGGTTTTTCGAGGCGTTCCTGCGCGGCCGCGCCCACACCGAGCCACCCGACCTCACGGCGCGGGTCTGCGGGATCTGCCCGGTCGCCTATCAGGTCAGCGCCTGCAACGCGATCGAGGACGCCTGCGGCGTGCGGGTCGACCCGGAGCTGGTCGCGCTGCGCCGGCTGCTGTACTGCGGCGAATGGATCCACAGCCACGTCCTGCACATCTATCTGTTGCACGCGCCCGACTTTCTCGGCTATCCGGACGCGATCGCCCTGGCCCGCGACGAGCGCGACATCGTCGAGCGTGGGCTGCGGTTGAAGAAGGCGGGCAACCAGTTGATGGAGTTCGTCGGCGGACGCGCGATCCACCCGGTCAACGTGCGGCTGGGCGGGTTCTACTCGGTGCCCCGCCGGTCGCAGTTCGCGCCGCTGGCCGAGCAACTGCGCCGCGCACTCGACGATGCGCTGGCCACGGTCGAATGGGTGTCGGGATTCGACTTCCCCGAGCTCGAACTCGACCACGAGTTGCTGGCGCTGCGCCAGGCCGGCCGCTACCCGATCGAGAACGGCGCCATCGCGCGCAGCGCCGGGCCGGCTTTTCCGGTCGCCGAGTTCACCGAACATGTGCGCGAGTCGCAGGTGCCGCACTCCACCGCGCTGCACGCGACGCTCGACGGCGGATGCCACCTGACCGGTCCGCTGGCGCGCTACAACCTCAACTCGTCGGCGCTGTCGCCGATCGCTGCACAGGCCGCCGCTTCCGCCGGGCTCGGCGCCGAGTGCCGAAACCCGTTTCGCAGCATCGTCGTTCGTGCCGTCGAAGTTGTCTACGCCGTCGAGGAGGCGCTGCGGATCATCGAGGAGTACCAACGCCCCGCGCGCCCGTTCGTCGATGTCGAGGCCCGCGCGGGCGTCGGGCACGGCGTGAGCGAGGCGCCCCGGGGCCTGCTGTATCACCGGTACCGCATCGACGACGACGGCCTGGTATCGGCGGCGACGCTCATCCCCCCGACATCCCAGAACCAGGCGGCCATCGAAGCCGACCTGGCCCGGCTGGTCGCCGCCAACCTCGCCCTCGAGGACGCCGCGCTGACCACCATGTGCGAGCGGTTGATCCGCAGCTACGACCCGTGCATCTCCTGCTCGACGCATTTCCTGACGCTTACGGTGCGACGGGGATGA
- a CDS encoding NADH-quinone oxidoreductase subunit B family protein — protein MNPSLAVWKFASCDGCQLTLLDCEDELLTLADRVQIATFAEASSSMVGGPYDVSLVEGSVTTHHDTQRIREIRSQSKILVTIGACATAGGVQALRNFADIDEFTSVVYAKPEYIDTLATSTPASAHVHVDYELPGCPIDRGQLLDTLAALLIGRKPRLPAKTVCTECKMRGVTCVLVADGTPCLGPVTHAGCGALCPRHRRGCYGCFGPSATPQTATLIPLLRRDGMSEGDVDRVFSTFNVTAFAERGDKR, from the coding sequence ATGAACCCCAGTCTGGCCGTGTGGAAGTTCGCGTCCTGCGACGGTTGTCAGCTGACGTTGCTCGACTGCGAGGACGAGCTGCTCACCCTCGCCGACCGGGTGCAGATCGCCACCTTCGCGGAGGCGTCCAGCTCGATGGTCGGCGGCCCCTACGACGTGTCGCTGGTCGAGGGCTCCGTCACCACCCATCACGACACGCAGCGCATCCGCGAAATCCGCTCGCAGTCGAAGATTCTGGTCACCATCGGAGCTTGCGCGACGGCCGGGGGAGTGCAGGCCCTGCGCAACTTCGCCGACATCGACGAGTTCACCTCCGTCGTCTACGCCAAGCCCGAATACATCGACACGCTGGCGACCTCCACTCCGGCGTCGGCGCATGTGCACGTCGACTACGAGCTGCCGGGCTGTCCGATCGACCGCGGCCAGCTGCTCGACACGCTGGCGGCCCTGCTGATCGGCCGCAAGCCGCGGCTGCCGGCCAAGACGGTGTGCACGGAATGCAAGATGCGCGGGGTGACGTGCGTCCTGGTCGCCGACGGCACCCCGTGCCTCGGCCCCGTCACCCACGCCGGCTGCGGGGCGTTGTGCCCCAGGCATCGTCGCGGCTGTTACGGCTGCTTCGGGCCGTCCGCGACGCCGCAGACGGCGACGCTGATACCGCTGCTGCGTCGCGACGGCATGTCCGAGGGTGACGTGGACCGGGTCTTCTCGACGTTCAACGTCACCGCCTTCGCCGAGCGGGGGGACAAGCGGTGA
- a CDS encoding FAD/NAD(P)-binding protein: protein MPDERAGVTAPRNAMAPNPYRVRSRVVESPDSATLCLEPLGETLRAPRPGEFMMLYAFGVGEAAISVSGDPTVTDGSITHTVRAVGAVSRALHDAEPGTVVGVRGPFGTTWGLEEASGRDLVMVAGGVGLCPLRPAILGALAQRSRYGRLTLIVGARSRADFLFAKELEKWAEEPAIELHVTVDVPVAGWRGEVGLVTEPLHRLALEPERTTAFLCGPEPMLRFGAEALLSKGIAARDIRVSLERNMQCGIGLCGHCQLGPLLVCRDGPVVGYDVAGPLLGVKEL from the coding sequence ATGCCTGACGAACGAGCCGGCGTGACAGCGCCGCGTAACGCGATGGCGCCCAACCCGTATCGGGTGCGCAGCCGTGTCGTGGAGAGCCCGGATTCGGCGACGCTGTGCCTGGAGCCGCTCGGCGAGACGCTGCGTGCGCCGCGGCCCGGCGAGTTCATGATGCTCTACGCCTTCGGAGTCGGTGAGGCGGCGATCTCGGTCAGCGGCGACCCCACCGTCACCGACGGATCGATCACCCACACCGTCCGCGCGGTCGGGGCGGTCAGCCGCGCCCTGCACGACGCCGAACCGGGAACCGTTGTCGGCGTGCGGGGCCCGTTCGGCACCACCTGGGGGCTCGAGGAGGCGTCCGGCAGGGATCTGGTGATGGTCGCCGGCGGTGTGGGTTTGTGCCCGCTGCGCCCCGCCATCCTGGGCGCGCTGGCGCAGCGGTCGCGTTACGGCAGGCTGACGCTGATCGTGGGCGCCCGCTCGCGCGCGGACTTCCTGTTCGCCAAGGAACTCGAGAAGTGGGCCGAGGAGCCCGCGATCGAGTTGCATGTGACCGTGGACGTCCCGGTCGCGGGCTGGCGCGGCGAGGTGGGGCTGGTGACCGAACCGCTGCACCGGCTCGCGCTGGAACCCGAGCGCACCACGGCCTTCCTGTGCGGACCGGAGCCGATGCTGCGATTCGGCGCCGAGGCGTTGCTTTCCAAAGGAATTGCGGCGCGCGACATCCGGGTGTCGCTGGAGCGCAACATGCAATGCGGGATCGGGCTGTGCGGCCACTGCCAGCTGGGCCCGCTGCTGGTGTGCCGCGACGGGCCGGTCGTCGGTTATGACGTCGCCGGCCCACTGTTGGGAGTCAAGGAGCTGTAG
- a CDS encoding 4Fe-4S dicluster domain-containing protein produces the protein MSRPGGGAAVLDAAGLHRLVDILLERGYRVVGPTLRDNAIVLDELESAADLPWGWGADVGPGHYRLRRRDDNAAFGHSSGPQSWKQFLHPPRQRLWSGTRDGFNDNASAEEPARYALLGVRGCDLAAIATLNRVLGHGESADAAFVGRHRRIFVVAVNCTEPGGLCFCASMGTGPAAGPGYDLALTERAGGEAVTYVVDVGSGEGADVLAAIPHTAAGGEEIDAARAEVAAASHRMGRRMPDTDLRNLLVQARESPQWEEIADRCLTCGNCTMVCPTCYCTSTEDVSDLTGEHAERWQHWASCYEFDFTYVHGGGSVRQSGASRYRHWLTHKLSAWHDQFGSSGCVGCGRCIAWCPTGIDITEEMNKMAGDA, from the coding sequence ATGAGCCGCCCGGGCGGCGGTGCCGCGGTGCTGGACGCCGCGGGGTTGCACCGGCTGGTCGACATACTCCTCGAGCGCGGGTATCGCGTCGTCGGTCCGACGTTGCGGGACAACGCGATCGTGCTCGACGAACTCGAGTCCGCCGCCGATCTGCCGTGGGGGTGGGGCGCCGACGTCGGCCCCGGGCACTACCGGCTGCGTCGTCGCGACGACAACGCCGCGTTCGGGCATTCGTCAGGGCCGCAATCCTGGAAACAGTTCCTGCACCCGCCGCGGCAACGACTGTGGTCGGGCACCCGGGATGGGTTCAACGACAACGCATCTGCTGAGGAGCCTGCGCGGTATGCCCTTCTCGGGGTCCGCGGTTGCGACCTGGCGGCGATAGCGACCCTGAATCGGGTGCTCGGCCACGGCGAGTCGGCCGACGCCGCCTTCGTCGGCCGTCATCGCCGGATCTTCGTCGTCGCGGTGAACTGCACCGAACCGGGCGGACTGTGCTTCTGCGCCTCGATGGGCACCGGCCCCGCTGCCGGACCGGGCTACGACCTCGCCCTCACCGAGCGCGCCGGCGGTGAGGCCGTGACCTACGTCGTCGACGTCGGAAGCGGCGAGGGCGCCGACGTCCTCGCCGCCATCCCGCACACCGCGGCCGGCGGGGAGGAGATCGACGCCGCGCGCGCCGAGGTGGCAGCGGCGTCACACCGGATGGGTCGCCGGATGCCCGACACGGACCTGCGCAATCTGCTTGTGCAGGCCCGGGAATCCCCGCAATGGGAAGAAATCGCCGACCGCTGCCTGACGTGCGGCAACTGCACGATGGTCTGCCCCACCTGCTATTGCACCAGCACCGAGGACGTCAGCGACCTCACCGGTGAACACGCCGAGCGGTGGCAGCACTGGGCCTCCTGCTACGAGTTCGACTTCACTTACGTCCACGGCGGCGGCAGCGTGCGCCAGTCCGGCGCATCGCGGTACCGGCACTGGCTGACCCACAAGCTGAGCGCCTGGCACGACCAGTTCGGCTCCTCGGGGTGCGTCGGCTGCGGGCGGTGCATCGCGTGGTGTCCCACCGGGATCGACATCACCGAGGAGATGAACAAGATGGCCGGCGATGCCTGA
- a CDS encoding Rv1733c family protein: MEMFTVNPRSWRLARIFGRNPLLRRADRVEALVVLVAVVVALSAVPVCAVVGAVTYGARDRAYAQEALERHRVTATVTDARAEDLGATLVQVKWRVDGAEHTGTVVPADPAKLGDRIDIWVDKGGNPVGRPTPSWLAVGEGLAMAVVTMLCVAALLGLLVAMVRSRLDRARYAGWERELGRLAEDGGRKHRQ, encoded by the coding sequence ATGGAGATGTTCACGGTGAACCCACGAAGCTGGCGGCTCGCCCGGATATTCGGCCGCAACCCGCTGCTTCGCCGCGCCGATCGTGTCGAGGCGCTGGTCGTACTGGTCGCCGTCGTGGTCGCGCTGAGCGCCGTGCCCGTTTGCGCCGTGGTGGGCGCCGTCACCTACGGTGCGCGCGACCGTGCCTACGCGCAGGAGGCGCTCGAGCGGCACCGCGTGACGGCCACGGTGACCGACGCCCGAGCCGAGGACCTGGGGGCGACCCTCGTACAGGTGAAGTGGCGTGTCGACGGCGCCGAGCACACCGGGACGGTTGTGCCCGCCGACCCGGCCAAGCTCGGCGACCGGATCGATATCTGGGTCGACAAGGGTGGCAACCCGGTGGGCCGGCCCACCCCGTCCTGGCTCGCGGTCGGCGAGGGGCTCGCCATGGCGGTGGTCACGATGCTGTGCGTGGCGGCCCTCCTGGGATTGCTTGTCGCCATGGTGCGTTCGCGACTCGACCGGGCACGCTACGCCGGCTGGGAGCGGGAGCTCGGGCGCCTCGCCGAGGACGGCGGCCGGAAGCATCGGCAATGA